CGTCTTCCGGAGCTGCTGGAAAGGGCCATTCGGGTGCTGTGGTGTGCACCAAATGTGTCATTATGTCTATACTTATAACCTAAAAAATACACACCCTTTGCATAGTCACAATCAAACACAACTGCACCTGTACGGTTGCTAACGATACGACAGAAATCGGAGTCAGACCCTAGGGCAGGGACTATGAACGCTGAacctgcgcatatattccatTATTGATCGAGTTTTGTTAAATGCAGGCATCGTACCGTGGAAATTGAGATACACAGGATATTTCTCATTTTTATCAAAATTGGGAGGTTCAAATACGTTGACCTTGATTTTTCGGGACGAGCAGCTGGAGTCGATTGTGAATCTTCGGTCTGGTGAGAATCTGGTGTAATACGGGGCACTTCCGAACCAAGATATGAAGAATGATCGTATTCGGATCGAGCAGCGTAGGAGCAACACTTTGATACGTAGGCTGAGCATAAGTACCCTCGGGCTGCCAAATCCACTACTTGATTATCGTAAATTTAATTATCAAAGTAACCGTGGCGACAGATGTTAACCGGACTAAGCAGTCCTAATGGGGATCGGCCCAAGAACAAGCGACAGTCTCTTCGTGAATTGGAAGGGCTTGGGGGATCCGCGTGTCTGTTGGTCTTTGAATGTGCTGTTCAGAATGTAGCATAAGATTCGGTGATGCATATACTGAACACGTCGACTATATATACAGGCCAACCCGCGGTTCCCGCGGAACAAATGCCAAATCACAACGAGTTTAGAGGCTTCCTACCGTGTGTGCTGGCTCAGGCCTGGCTTCTACGGGATTTATAAGAGTTCTTTAGTGACTAGAATACTTTCAATCAATAAACAGATCGCATTAAATCGATTGCCTTATCGCATGCTGTGTCTTTTTCAGGTCGTATTCAGCATTCACACGACCGTCCTTATCCCAACAACGCATAACCCCAGGGATTTCCATCATGTGTACATTTTTACCCTGTTCTTTGAGTGATTTCTCCAACGCAGTCGCTTCGTCTCGTAGTGGGCCGGACCCATATGCAATAAACAACAATTGACTAGAAAAGGCAGACAGAGTGTTGTTGTGACGAGATAGCCGGGGTCGTCAAGCGCCGTAGTCTCTGTGATATAGGCTCTTGAACAGTACTTTAGCAGGAATGGAGGAAGCCGAGGATGTTCCTTTAGATTGGCTTCAAGATGGTAGGGCAATCTGATCCAGTGAGCAGTAGGTTCGTTATAGCGTAGAATGCGGTAACGGCTAGATTGAAGGATTGAAGAATAGGATCGAGATTTAGTTTTCATGAACATTCTATAAATAGCTACGCACCTCTGAAAGTATCTTCCGGCATAGTCACATTGATCACGAGAGCCAGAGCAGCACCTGCCGAGAATTTGCCAACGGTTATACGGGATGTACCGTAATACCCATCCGGGTTCGCCAAAATATGTGCAACTACGTCGCATAGGTCATCATAAGCTGCTGGAAAGGGGGCTTCAGGAGCTATATGGCACTTTGATATCAGAATTCTAAACTTAAGTAATATGTCATTTAACAATGCCCGCGGCGTAGTCAAAATCAAGTACCATTGCGCCAGTTCCCCTGTTGATTTTGCGGCAGAATCCCGAGTCGCTTCCGAACATAATAGTGACCGCAAATCCTGGGCCTATATggaagtcacatgatcaaagtGACCTGCGGATTCTGATATATGGACACTACAAACCATGTACATTGATATGCATTGAATATTTCTTCTTGCTCTATATCGAAAGTACCAGGTTTGTATACATTCATCTGTATGCTCCTCCTGCCCTTATCGCAGTAAAATGGACTCGTCGGGAGGAAAGTTACGTATGTTAGGTAAATATCCGGATCCATGAAACTGAGAAATACGACTTGTGAGGTACACCAGGCTTCGTAGAAAATATGCGACGATTAGCTTGACAATGTACATATCGTGGGCAAACAGGGATTTGGCACACGCCAAGAAATCGCAAGAAGTAAGATTCAGAATCTCACGGCAGATGTCAGGATCCACCGGGATTATGCCCGTGGGGTTTACTACCGATATGGGACCGACCACTGGCTCAAAGCCTGTGTGTTCGGCGAAGGTCCTTAACAggtaaaaaaaaatcgaATAAAGGTAGATGGGCCTGAAGGATCTAGTGCCTTGAACATATAGGCATAAAACTTTGCCAGCTTGCCCTAGAAATCAGCTCGCTGTCGACTGAGCGCGTATCACAAAAACCCTATTTGTTATTGTTTATCCTAATTACTTCCGTCTGGCTGCCCGCATGATCGGTCGTGTTTCTATCTCTTCTGATGGCAAGGAGTGCGAACTATATAGAGGGATCTGCTTCTGCGCTTGGCCACGACCCCCGTATACCGACTAGATACACTCGTTTTTGCTTGGTCTGATACAAGGCAGCACAATGCCGGATGAACACTCGTTTGACGTGGTAAGTAGTTGTCAAGAAATCAAATCAATAAATATAGCCGACTCCAATACTCACACATATTGTTTTTCATGCAGAGAATTGCACATACCTCACCTCTCTTCACTGCCTTGCCTCTTACCGGTGATAGGACAACTGGATGGACAACGTTTTGCAATGCAACTGGATATCCCTGCGACGGGATAGGTGAAAGCTCTGTTTCGACAGCCAAGGCTGATGCAACGATGAGCTTGAATTTTTGGGGGTCTCGAATCGAGCTCAGGGGCAGGTTAATTGGAGGAATGAATTTGGACTGGGAGTTGGATGGCTCGAGTCGGTCCCCAAATGGTGAACAAGCGAGTAAGGAGGGTAGTATTAATGTGGGCGAGCCACTCGACCCCGAGCTATTGGCAGTTTTTGAAGGCCTAGACTCGAGCAAGGCTCATACGCTCAAATTCACTACACGACCGAGCCTCCCAAGTGCCAGGGTGTCGTTTAATGGTGCATTAGTATCGGTTGGGACAGGGATAACCGGGTATGTCTGTGCTTTTGAATACACAAAAATCTGTCTTCATGCTTTTTTTTCGGATCAGAGGCACCATGTCGATGACCTACTTGGACGATGATAACCCGGCACTCGAATACAGTCAAACTCCTGGAGGCTGGGCCCGATACAACGAATATGAGTCTTCTACCTTTAATATCACTCAGCCCGAGGGGGTGACCAACCGGAAGTTCCAGTCCACCAAAGTGCCCGGAGAGAGTGTTACCATGAATTTCAACGGTGGGTTTGATAACGGATAAACCAAAAAACCGTTGAATAACATAAATCATTGTAGGTACTCAGGTCTTAATATACGGCCCTTGCTACTCGTCGAATGGTGCATACGCTGTCACACTCGACCAAGAACAGGCAGTCATCTACAACGCTTCTACCAATGCATACTCTGCTCCAAGTGTTGCGTCTGTTGCTGGTGCATGCCTCCGTTACATGTCTCCCCCCTTGGCTCCAGACCGTTTACACTATATCAGCATGGCCAATGTAGACGAAGGGCGTGAGACCAATCTCGATTGGGTGCTCATAGTCGGCGAGAGTGGCGGACAATCGATCAGTAGCGGAGAGAATCAGAAGAAACACAACGTTTCAGCTATTATAGGCGCTGTAGTAGGATCCGTCGCGTTACTCTTTGCTCTTGCTGCATTGTGGTGTGTACTTCGATACCGCCGACGTCGGGTCAGGAAGGTTGCTGTACGAACATCATCTCGTGACGGATCGGACGAACACAAGACGAAGGGTATCGATCTTCTTTCAACGGAAAGTAATATACCAAGGTTACTGGATGGAGAACGACACACCCCTAATCCTAGCCATATGAGCGCAAACTCTCTCACATTCAAGCATGTAGAGCCTTTCGAACTTCCCCCTCTTGTTGACAATGCAACGTCTCCAAAGTCTCCGTCAACCAGTGGCAGCTCTGTATCTTCTGCGCAACCCGCCCACCCAACATCCGCTCCCCGTGATTCGATCAT
The Rhizoctonia solani chromosome 8, complete sequence DNA segment above includes these coding regions:
- a CDS encoding alpha/beta hydrolase family protein; the protein is MFGSDSGFCRKINRGTGAMVLDFDYAAGICHIAPEAPFPAAYDDLCDVVAHILANPDGYYGTSRITVGKFSAGAALALVINVTMPEDTFRAVTAFYAITNLLLTGSDCPTILKPI
- a CDS encoding dUTPase domain-containing protein — protein: MPDEHSFDVRIAHTSPLFTALPLTGDRTTGWTTFCNATGYPCDGIGESSVSTAKADATMSLNFWGSRIELRGRLIGGMNLDWELDGSSRSPNGEQASKEGSINVGEPLDPELLAVFEGLDSSKAHTLKFTTRPSLPSARVSFNGALVSVGTGITGGTMSMTYLDDDNPALEYSQTPGGWARYNEYESSTFNITQPEGVTNRKFQSTKVPGESVTMNFNGTQVLIYGPCYSSNGAYAVTLDQEQAVIYNASTNAYSAPSVASVAGACLRYMSPPLAPDRLHYISMANVDEGRETNLDWVLIVGESGGQSISSGENQKKHNVSAIIGAVVGSVALLFALAALWCVLRYRRRRVRKVAVRTSSRDGSDEHKTKGIDLLSTESNIPRLLDGERHTPNPSHMSANSLTFKHVEPFELPPLVDNATSPKSPSTSGSSVSSAQPAHPTSAPRDSIMSIPMVEMTTHRPTEASTVSPTPAPISAPEMPIPVAQPISHAQSTEPAVSSSSPATLNDAARPQLNQPSPSHANSGATPDLSQISSDVNRILAQLGQIRRKGQGGYSGDDLQEAGDDPEVEPPEYGKHRRI